In Streptomyces puniciscabiei, a single genomic region encodes these proteins:
- a CDS encoding ABC transporter permease: MTALSTPPTAATRRGAAGPARWRDLLGAEWLKLWSLRSTPIVLGVLLVFYLYLAYRAAQLAHDSYPTWPAFAKLDPDPAHDAFDFPKFLLLMATAGTIGAMNVAGEHASGLIRTTLIAVPARGRVMLAKVTVVSAVLAVLGLLIGIGCWGITLAVISDRITGFSFVTPGIWRLIAGTTVMVPACGLIGMAAATLIRNTAGTVFAVLVFFLVGPLAVKAPLPLLSADQRADLGNALPAYAWGRLTIMSHGRLVEHVSSIPAAWISLTVWAVVSVAITVTVLRHRDV, from the coding sequence ATGACCGCCCTGTCAACGCCCCCCACAGCTGCCACCCGACGCGGCGCTGCCGGACCTGCCCGCTGGCGCGATCTGCTCGGCGCCGAGTGGCTCAAACTCTGGTCGCTGCGCTCGACCCCCATCGTGCTGGGCGTCCTCCTCGTCTTCTACCTCTACCTGGCCTACCGCGCCGCTCAGCTCGCCCACGACTCCTATCCGACGTGGCCCGCCTTCGCCAAGCTCGACCCCGACCCCGCGCACGATGCCTTCGACTTCCCGAAGTTCCTCCTGCTCATGGCAACCGCCGGCACGATCGGCGCGATGAACGTCGCCGGTGAACACGCGAGCGGACTGATCCGCACCACCCTCATCGCTGTGCCGGCCCGAGGCCGCGTGATGCTCGCCAAGGTCACGGTGGTGAGCGCCGTGCTGGCCGTCCTCGGCCTGCTCATCGGCATCGGGTGCTGGGGCATCACCCTGGCCGTCATCTCGGACCGGATCACCGGCTTCTCCTTCGTCACCCCCGGCATCTGGCGTCTCATCGCAGGCACCACGGTCATGGTCCCGGCCTGCGGCCTGATCGGCATGGCCGCCGCCACACTCATCCGCAACACGGCCGGCACCGTCTTCGCCGTCCTCGTCTTCTTCCTCGTCGGTCCACTGGCCGTCAAGGCACCCCTCCCCCTGCTGTCCGCCGATCAGCGGGCAGATCTGGGCAACGCCCTTCCCGCATACGCCTGGGGCCGCCTGACCATCATGAGCCACGGTCGCCTCGTCGAACACGTCTCCTCCATCCCGGCGGCCTGGATCTCGCTCACCGTCTGGGCCGTCGTCTCGGTCGCCATCACAGTGACGGTCCTGCGCCACCGCGACGTGTGA
- a CDS encoding sensor histidine kinase, with protein MRPRLLTPAALLRRLPPDPLTALGWCAVPVFALVLYTAMPQPAHPVFLPSGHFVHIGRWALAGMALLMAWPAGWASRRPLPVLAVLLTEAVVARMCGDTTWPLFLAADVLVFYIAVTRSRRAAAGAVAGVLAVWVLAATAFAPGAGAFEVLTGPWSVLVVATAGAWILGSWIRLRQDHAEALRAQAATQAVQAERLRIAREMHDMVAHSIGAIAIQAGAAKRAVDSQPDGVREALGIIEQTSRETLTGLRRMLGVLREAESEPASSTPAPGLEDVDRLAATAADAGVRVEVQWHGRRRPLTPEIELAAYRVIQESVTNVVRHAEAAHCLVRVEYEEEELSVEITDDGLARATTNPRSGYGVTGMRERIALLRGHFSSGPRTEGGFRVVARLPI; from the coding sequence GTGCGACCACGCCTCCTTACGCCCGCGGCCTTGCTGCGCCGGTTGCCGCCGGACCCGCTGACGGCACTCGGCTGGTGCGCCGTCCCTGTGTTCGCGCTGGTTCTGTACACCGCGATGCCTCAGCCCGCGCACCCGGTCTTCCTGCCGTCCGGTCACTTCGTTCACATCGGGCGGTGGGCCTTGGCGGGGATGGCTCTGCTGATGGCATGGCCGGCCGGCTGGGCGAGTCGCCGACCGTTGCCAGTCCTTGCGGTGCTGCTGACCGAAGCGGTCGTGGCCCGGATGTGCGGGGATACGACGTGGCCACTGTTCCTCGCAGCAGACGTCCTGGTCTTCTATATAGCCGTCACCCGTTCGCGCCGGGCCGCCGCCGGCGCGGTGGCCGGCGTGCTGGCCGTGTGGGTGCTGGCCGCGACGGCCTTCGCCCCGGGAGCTGGGGCCTTCGAGGTCCTCACCGGTCCGTGGTCGGTCCTCGTCGTGGCCACTGCCGGCGCCTGGATCCTCGGCAGTTGGATCCGACTGCGGCAGGACCACGCCGAGGCCCTGCGAGCACAGGCCGCGACGCAGGCGGTCCAGGCCGAGCGGCTGCGGATCGCCCGGGAGATGCACGACATGGTGGCCCACAGCATCGGTGCCATCGCGATCCAAGCCGGTGCGGCGAAGCGAGCCGTCGACAGCCAGCCGGACGGTGTGCGCGAGGCGCTGGGCATCATCGAGCAGACCAGTCGGGAGACGCTGACCGGGCTGCGGCGCATGCTCGGCGTCCTGCGCGAGGCCGAATCGGAACCAGCGTCATCCACCCCGGCGCCGGGCTTGGAGGACGTCGACCGGCTGGCGGCGACGGCGGCGGACGCCGGGGTGCGGGTCGAGGTGCAGTGGCATGGCCGACGACGCCCGCTCACCCCCGAGATCGAGCTCGCCGCCTACCGCGTCATCCAGGAGTCGGTGACCAACGTCGTACGTCACGCCGAAGCCGCCCACTGCCTCGTCCGCGTCGAGTACGAGGAGGAGGAGCTGTCCGTCGAGATCACCGACGACGGACTCGCAAGGGCGACCACGAACCCGCGTAGCGGCTACGGAGTCACCGGAATGCGCGAGCGCATCGCCCTGCTTCGCGGCCACTTCAGCTCCGGACCGCGGACCGAAGGCGGCTTCCGGGTCGTGGCTAGGCTGCCCATATGA
- a CDS encoding ABC transporter ATP-binding protein has protein sequence MIEINQLTKRYGSVLAVDSLTFCVRPGQVTGFLGPNGAGKTTTMRMLLGLNAPTSGTATINGRRFQDFGTGLCHVGALLDAGDVHRGRTAKAHLAALARSNGLPRRRVHEVLEMVGLGEAGRRRVGGFSLGMRQRLGIATALLGDPPVLLFDEPINGLDPEGIRWARELFRRLAGEGRTVFVSSHLMSEMEHTADHLVVVGGGRLLADESLADFAARATTAGVTVRTPDPAVLGEVLRTAGASVLSQGRDGLTVTGLTAARINELAFTHRVLVHEVAAHDGTLEDAFMELTAASVQYRASATPERSTDR, from the coding sequence GTGATCGAAATCAACCAGCTGACCAAGCGCTACGGCAGCGTACTGGCCGTCGACAGTCTGACCTTCTGTGTCCGACCCGGGCAGGTGACCGGGTTCCTTGGTCCCAATGGCGCCGGCAAGACCACCACGATGCGCATGCTTCTCGGCCTGAACGCCCCCACCAGTGGCACCGCGACCATCAACGGCCGTCGCTTCCAGGACTTCGGTACCGGCCTGTGCCACGTCGGGGCCCTGCTGGACGCGGGCGACGTCCACCGGGGACGCACCGCGAAGGCACACCTGGCGGCACTGGCCCGCAGCAACGGCCTGCCACGCCGCCGGGTCCACGAGGTGCTTGAGATGGTAGGTCTGGGCGAGGCAGGCCGTCGGCGGGTCGGCGGGTTCTCGCTCGGCATGCGCCAACGTCTGGGGATCGCCACCGCCCTGCTCGGTGATCCCCCGGTCCTGCTCTTCGACGAACCCATCAACGGCCTTGACCCCGAGGGCATCCGGTGGGCTCGCGAGCTGTTCCGTCGCCTGGCCGGCGAGGGACGTACCGTCTTTGTCTCCAGCCACCTGATGAGCGAGATGGAGCACACCGCCGACCATCTCGTCGTCGTCGGCGGGGGCAGGCTGCTCGCCGACGAGTCCCTCGCCGACTTCGCCGCCCGCGCCACCACCGCGGGCGTCACCGTGCGAACGCCCGATCCGGCTGTGCTGGGCGAGGTGCTGCGCACCGCGGGAGCCTCGGTGCTGTCGCAGGGCCGCGACGGCCTCACCGTGACCGGCCTCACCGCGGCTCGCATCAACGAACTCGCCTTCACCCACCGTGTCCTGGTCCACGAGGTCGCCGCGCACGACGGAACGCTGGAGGACGCCTTCATGGAACTGACAGCCGCCAGCGTCCAGTACCGCGCCTCAGCCACGCCCGAGAGGAGCACGGACCGATGA
- a CDS encoding ABC transporter permease translates to MATTTKPTTVAAGDRPRGQFRDLLAAERIKLFSQRSTCVLLALAPLITVCGEWFTCSGVHLVGASAHAAYDPLRGSFNSGTWGILMVGASTFGVLTMSSEYSSGLIRTTFLAVPNRLRVVLAKAVVVASVACVVGLITAIASFITAQTILSGDQLGISIRQPGVLQGFVASTAILPVCAVIGMAIGTLIRTSVAALFTAVLAPALLGAVPSGSNQLTAALSNSAPQNAWNTLTSLGTEWDSVGPFPPTALQSWTALAFWPLLTLLAALVLVRRRDV, encoded by the coding sequence ATGGCCACAACCACCAAACCGACAACAGTCGCAGCTGGCGACAGACCCCGCGGCCAGTTCCGCGACCTGCTCGCAGCCGAACGGATCAAGCTGTTCTCGCAGCGCTCGACCTGCGTCCTGCTGGCACTCGCTCCGCTGATCACCGTCTGTGGCGAGTGGTTCACCTGCTCTGGCGTCCACCTTGTCGGCGCGTCCGCGCATGCCGCTTACGATCCACTGAGAGGCTCTTTCAACTCCGGCACGTGGGGCATCCTCATGGTCGGCGCCAGCACGTTCGGTGTCCTGACAATGAGCAGCGAGTACTCCAGCGGACTGATCCGCACGACCTTCCTCGCCGTCCCGAACCGCCTGCGTGTCGTACTCGCCAAGGCGGTCGTCGTCGCGAGCGTCGCGTGCGTCGTCGGCCTCATCACCGCGATCGCTTCGTTCATCACCGCCCAGACGATCCTGTCCGGCGACCAACTAGGCATCTCGATCCGTCAGCCCGGTGTCCTGCAAGGCTTCGTGGCATCCACCGCAATCCTGCCGGTATGCGCGGTCATCGGCATGGCCATCGGCACACTCATCCGAACCTCCGTGGCCGCCCTGTTCACAGCCGTCCTGGCCCCGGCCCTGCTAGGCGCCGTACCTTCCGGCAGCAACCAGTTGACGGCCGCCTTGAGCAACTCGGCACCCCAGAACGCGTGGAACACCCTGACCAGCCTCGGCACCGAGTGGGACAGCGTCGGTCCCTTCCCTCCCACGGCACTCCAGTCCTGGACCGCGCTCGCCTTCTGGCCGCTCCTCACCCTTCTCGCCGCACTCGTCCTCGTGCGCCGCCGCGACGTCTGA